A genomic region of Thunnus maccoyii chromosome 13, fThuMac1.1, whole genome shotgun sequence contains the following coding sequences:
- the b3glctb gene encoding beta-1,3-glucosyltransferase isoform X1 codes for MSPQSVVNGCKLVAVMLLWLGPTDGAKHRGHAHEAEHQQHLTHSAVVSDLEEVVLVIQSQRNSYHARRGEQRKLEVLQQAAELGQGVPVVLLLHELSVHEGDWSILPMLPLLSASYGQSASWFIFIEEETRVALAALLQVLHRYQAHEEWFLGKRLNDNEASIIHHYAFSEDPGSFGYPDPAAGWALSTPLLQRLAERIQHEHLKSDFTIDLKHEIALYIWEEGNGPKLTAVPEFCTEPRDNCATTFTTYMPSCGDPVLKKDIFVAVKTCQKFHSDRVPVVKATWEKDAGFLEYYSDVTDASIPTISLGVPNTERGHCGKTFAILKRFLSKAVPKADWLLIVDDDTLISLPRLRRLLRCYDPKEAVSLGERYGYGLVHSGYSYTTGGGGMVLSRVAVSRLVSSGCSCYSDDAPDDMVLGRCFTSLGVPITHSPLFHQARPDDYSETLLSLQQAISFHKHWNIDPVAVYKHWLQDTHPRDEL; via the exons ATGTCGCCCCAGAGTGTGGTTAACGGATGCAAACTGGTCGCTGTGATGCTTCTCTGGCTCG GTCCCACCGATGGAGCCAAACACAGAGGTCACGCTCAC GAAGCAGAGCACCAGCAGCACCTCACACACAGCGCTGTCG TCTCAGATTTGGAGGAAGTGGTGCTGGTGATCCAGAGTCAGAGGAACTCTTACCACGCCCGTCGAGGTGAACAGAGGAAATTGGAAGttctgcagcaggcagctgaaCTTGGACAG GGAGTCCcagttgttcttcttcttcatgagCTGTCAGTGCATGAAGGGGATTGGAGCATCCTCCCTATGCTTCCTCT CCTCTCTGCCTCTTACGGCCAATCAGCATCCTGGTTTATCTTCATTGAGGAAGAAACTAGAGTCGCActtgctgctctgctgcaggtCCTCCACAGATATCAAGCCCATGAG GAATGGTTTTTGGGTAAGCGTCTCAATGACAACGAGGCCTCCATCATCCACCACTATGCCTTCTCTGAAGACCCCGGCTCTTTTGGTTATCCCGACCCTGCAGCTGGCTGGGCTCTCAGTACGCCACTGCTCCAGag ACTCGCTGAGCGGATCCAGCACGAGCATCTGAAGTCAGATTTTACTATCGACTTGAAACATGAG ATTGCTTTGTATATTTGGGAGGAAGGAAACGGTCCAAAGCTGACGGCAGTTCCAGAGTTTTGTACAGAGCCGAGAGACAACTGCGCCACCACATTTACAACCTACATGCCCAGCTGT GGTGATCCAGTGTTGAAGAAAGACATATTTGTTGCTGTGAAAACTTGCCAAAAATTCCACTCTGATCGAG TACCAGTGGTCAAGGCAACCTGGGAGAAAGATGCTGGGTTTCTGGAGTATTACAGCGATGTCACTGATGCCTCCATACCAACCATCAGTCTTGGAGTGCCCAATACTGAGAGAG GACACTGTGGGAAGACGTTTGCCATCTTAAAGCGGTTCCTGAGTAAAGCTGTGCCAAAGGCTGACTGGCTACTCATTGTTGATGATGATACACTCATCAG TTTACCCAGGTTGCGGCGACTGTTGCGTTGCTATGACCCAAAGGAAGCAGTGAGCCTGGGCGAGAGATACGGCTACGGTTTGGTTCACAGCGGATACAGCTACaccacaggaggaggagg gatGGTGCTCAGTAGGGTGGCGGTGTCCAGGCTGGTTTCCAGTGGTTGTAGCTGCTACAGCGATGATGCTCCTGATGACATGGTGCTCGGCAGGTGCTTCACTTCCCTCGGTGTTCCCATCACACACAGTCCACTGTTCCACCAG GCCCGGCCGGATGACTACTCAGAGACATTGCTCTCCTTGCAGCAGGCCATCTCCTTCCACAAGCACTGGAACATAGATCCCGTGGCTGTCTACAAACACTGGCTGCAGGACACACACCCACGAGATGAACTGtag
- the LOC121910246 gene encoding mesenteric estrogen-dependent adipogenesis protein-like: MPDIMMTNEVSHSRMKVTEIGEFLRKPPAGFSVVALSSGYRVHSDPEKSLVLIDDLHSCRGNIVFHKSLGRKVKMHNLWEYSSFRKSLLSRRIYLLMSACEENFSLANRKEARNTRALKQYVVSIDGNDPFIKWQMEKGLDWTISSVAGESYRVDIDLTEALESWAAKNIHIATDDLIKVEPVWRDTSFTLKYYSDALFDFPHWFGLSKRKFQLRLT; encoded by the exons ATGCCTGACATCATGATGACAAACGAAGTGTCCCACAGCAGGATGAAGGTGACAGAAATCGGAGAGTTTCTGAGAAAACCTCCGGCCGGTTTCTCCGTGGTGGCTCTCAGCTCGGGTTACCGAGTCCACAGCGATCCGGAGAAGAGCCTAGTGCTCATCGATGACCTCCACTCCTGCAGAGGGAACATAGTTTTCCACAAGTCGCTGGGAAG GAAAgttaaaatgcataatttatGGGAATACAGCAGCTTCAGAAAGAGTCTGCTGTCCAGGAGGATCTATCTGCTGATGTCTGCCTGCGAGGAAAACTTTTCATTGGCCAACAGAAAGGAAGCCAGAAACACCAGAG CGCTGAAGCAGTATGTGGTGTCCATCGATGGCAACGATCCTTTCATTAAGTGGCAGATGGAAAAAGGCCTGGACTGGACCATCTCCTCTGTCGCTGGGGAGAGCTACAGGGTGGAT ATTGACCTGACTGAAGCACTGGAGAGCTGGGCTGCAAAAAACATCCACATAGCGACTGACGACCTGATAAAAGTCGAACCTGTGTGGAGAGACACCTCCTTCACCTTGAAATACTATTCTGATGCCCTCTTTGACTTCCCGCATTGGTTTGGCTTAAGCAAGAGAAAATTTCAG CTGAGACTGACATGA
- the LOC121910247 gene encoding arachidonate 5-lipoxygenase-activating protein, whose product MDIVVENIYLLVIVTLISVLQNAFFANKVEQECKAPNAHNTSAFERVSCANRNCMDVYPTFLAVMWCAGLCLNQAPAAFAGIIYIVVRHKYFVGYMGQTSQSTPGFLFGKRILSFLFLMCVVGIFNYLLVRYYGSNYREYVDIITKASSALLLLP is encoded by the exons CATTTACCTGCTGGTCATCGTCACGCTCATCAGTGTGCTTCAGAATG cATTCTTTGCCAACAAGGTCGAGCAGGAATGCAAGGCTCCTAATGCCCACAACACATCCGCTTTTGAGCGAGTGTCTTGTGCCAA TCGTAACTGCATGGATGTGTATCCCACTTTCCTGGCAGTGATGTGGTGTGCTGGTCTGTGTCTCAATCAAG CTCCTGCCGCCTTTGCTGGGATCATCTACATTGTAGTCAGACACAAATACTTTGTTGGATACATGGGACAAACCTCTCAAAG CACTCCAGGCTTCCTGTTTGGAAAACGCATCCTCAGCTTCCTGTTCCTGATGTGCGTCGTGGGTATCTTCAACTACCTGCTGGTGCGTTACTATGGCAGCAACTATAGAGAATATGTAGATATCATCACCAAAGCTTcatctgctctcctcctcctcccttaa
- the b3glctb gene encoding beta-1,3-glucosyltransferase isoform X2: MSPQSVVNGCKLVAVMLLWLGPTDGAKHRGHAHEAEHQQHLTHSAVDLEEVVLVIQSQRNSYHARRGEQRKLEVLQQAAELGQGVPVVLLLHELSVHEGDWSILPMLPLLSASYGQSASWFIFIEEETRVALAALLQVLHRYQAHEEWFLGKRLNDNEASIIHHYAFSEDPGSFGYPDPAAGWALSTPLLQRLAERIQHEHLKSDFTIDLKHEIALYIWEEGNGPKLTAVPEFCTEPRDNCATTFTTYMPSCGDPVLKKDIFVAVKTCQKFHSDRVPVVKATWEKDAGFLEYYSDVTDASIPTISLGVPNTERGHCGKTFAILKRFLSKAVPKADWLLIVDDDTLISLPRLRRLLRCYDPKEAVSLGERYGYGLVHSGYSYTTGGGGMVLSRVAVSRLVSSGCSCYSDDAPDDMVLGRCFTSLGVPITHSPLFHQARPDDYSETLLSLQQAISFHKHWNIDPVAVYKHWLQDTHPRDEL, translated from the exons ATGTCGCCCCAGAGTGTGGTTAACGGATGCAAACTGGTCGCTGTGATGCTTCTCTGGCTCG GTCCCACCGATGGAGCCAAACACAGAGGTCACGCTCAC GAAGCAGAGCACCAGCAGCACCTCACACACAGCGCTGTCG ATTTGGAGGAAGTGGTGCTGGTGATCCAGAGTCAGAGGAACTCTTACCACGCCCGTCGAGGTGAACAGAGGAAATTGGAAGttctgcagcaggcagctgaaCTTGGACAG GGAGTCCcagttgttcttcttcttcatgagCTGTCAGTGCATGAAGGGGATTGGAGCATCCTCCCTATGCTTCCTCT CCTCTCTGCCTCTTACGGCCAATCAGCATCCTGGTTTATCTTCATTGAGGAAGAAACTAGAGTCGCActtgctgctctgctgcaggtCCTCCACAGATATCAAGCCCATGAG GAATGGTTTTTGGGTAAGCGTCTCAATGACAACGAGGCCTCCATCATCCACCACTATGCCTTCTCTGAAGACCCCGGCTCTTTTGGTTATCCCGACCCTGCAGCTGGCTGGGCTCTCAGTACGCCACTGCTCCAGag ACTCGCTGAGCGGATCCAGCACGAGCATCTGAAGTCAGATTTTACTATCGACTTGAAACATGAG ATTGCTTTGTATATTTGGGAGGAAGGAAACGGTCCAAAGCTGACGGCAGTTCCAGAGTTTTGTACAGAGCCGAGAGACAACTGCGCCACCACATTTACAACCTACATGCCCAGCTGT GGTGATCCAGTGTTGAAGAAAGACATATTTGTTGCTGTGAAAACTTGCCAAAAATTCCACTCTGATCGAG TACCAGTGGTCAAGGCAACCTGGGAGAAAGATGCTGGGTTTCTGGAGTATTACAGCGATGTCACTGATGCCTCCATACCAACCATCAGTCTTGGAGTGCCCAATACTGAGAGAG GACACTGTGGGAAGACGTTTGCCATCTTAAAGCGGTTCCTGAGTAAAGCTGTGCCAAAGGCTGACTGGCTACTCATTGTTGATGATGATACACTCATCAG TTTACCCAGGTTGCGGCGACTGTTGCGTTGCTATGACCCAAAGGAAGCAGTGAGCCTGGGCGAGAGATACGGCTACGGTTTGGTTCACAGCGGATACAGCTACaccacaggaggaggagg gatGGTGCTCAGTAGGGTGGCGGTGTCCAGGCTGGTTTCCAGTGGTTGTAGCTGCTACAGCGATGATGCTCCTGATGACATGGTGCTCGGCAGGTGCTTCACTTCCCTCGGTGTTCCCATCACACACAGTCCACTGTTCCACCAG GCCCGGCCGGATGACTACTCAGAGACATTGCTCTCCTTGCAGCAGGCCATCTCCTTCCACAAGCACTGGAACATAGATCCCGTGGCTGTCTACAAACACTGGCTGCAGGACACACACCCACGAGATGAACTGtag